A segment of the Aptenodytes patagonicus chromosome 3, bAptPat1.pri.cur, whole genome shotgun sequence genome:
GGAAGATCCCTCTTGGTAGAAAGAGAAAGAGCATCTGCACCAACAATTCATCTTGCCTAAAAATGGATAAGCTGGTGAGATAAAACACCCTGTGAAGATGACTGGTTTTCTACAGTGAGTATGAGGAGAACTACCAATGACTAGAGCAGATATAGTGCCTAACTTTTAGATGTCTAAATTTAGGTTAGATGGCTATCGGCCTTCAGGAGTGTGGGTCTGTTTTTTATGGTTTTAAGTAGATTAGCTTTGCAGTAGGGTCTAGGTGCAGGTTGCAGAGGCATGTGCTCTATTTGAACTAGAGGCCATCCTGCAAGCAAGCTGGGCTCATATTCATTCACAGACGACTCCTGCAACCCgaaaaaaatgccagaaagatGCCAGAATGCGTTATGAAGAGAGACTGACCAGATATGAACTCTGGTAGAGCTGAAGTTCTCTGGAAAAACAGTAATGTTTCCAGATTTTCAGggagatagatagacagacagtggatgaggggaaagaAACATCTCCATTGACTTCCTGAAGGGACTATGTTAATATGTGCTGAACTTAGTAAATATACTTAAAAAGCCTCAGATGGGCAACATTCCTCATAGGGAAAGATCACTTTCCTTCAATCTATAACACCACCAGAAGAAAGGAGGTATCACCTAGAAGCACTTCTGAAACTGCTATTTCAAGAGAGATCAAGATGTCCAAGTGATCACGCAGTTCATTTCAGAAAGTAGCACTGAGCATGAGAAAATGAAGTACATCAGGCCAGCCTCACTGGGgatgaaggaagaagagaatCGACCGTTCATTTATCAgaaagatagatttttttaatcttaacttACTTTATTTCTGTGAGTTAAAGTATTAAAGTAGTCATATTATCACTAACAAGGATTAGTGCCCATGCGGTGTATATTTCATTGTTCCTTTTTATGTCATTTTGGAGAGTGCAAACTTACAAGATGGCAATGAAACAGTAAAAGAGACAATCTCAGATCCTGATTTTGCTCTGCTGAAATGTAGCATCATTCAACTTTTATGCTCTGCAGCGCAGAGTGCTTCAGTGCTCTACAGGGCACAGAAGAGAAAGACAAGATACACATAGGATGTGCCCTTATCCCAGCAATGTGAATGGAGGACATCATTTACTGCTGAGCATAGCTCTTACTTCAGTAGGGAGTCATCAGTTTCTCTCCCTAGTCTCTTCTCAGGTACTAATTCCATTCCCAGGACTAGTCCATAGTCCAACCAGCTGTCACAGGATCAGGCCAGAGGTATTATTCCCTTCTGTTTGGTGATATGTCAATTCTAGAAAAGCCAGgtcatagattaaaaaaatgacagcCTGTGGGTCTTCTTCAGCTGGTGACCATGTGCTAGTTTTTGACTTACTCTCCTGTCCTTCATGTCCCAATCTGAGTGTCCTGAGAAGCTGCATACAGATGTAACCTTGACAGCCTGCTCACCCAGGCACCGTCAGCCCAAGCTATTCCTATAGCCCTTCTTCTGCCACTCCTCCTGGTGCTTCCACATTCACCCTGCCCCATGCATCCTCCATTCAGGCCAACCATAGCATTTCTATAACAATTCTTTATATACTTTCCTCACCAGCTGACACAGCATTGCCATCAGACAAAATAACAATGTGTCCAAGctaaaaaaatgttctgcaagATGCAAATTGGTGAATACTTTACATTGACAAGCATCGTTTTCTGGAATTGTCAGGTTCAATGTTGCTTTTCACTATTGCTTTTCATTCCGTACATCTTATTTTCCCTTATCTTTGATCTCATTAAACATGCTTTTGATCTCCTTAAGCAGCAAAGCCTTTAAGTGACAAACTCATAAGTGACAAGCACTAgttgaaatggaaacagaaggaGCAGCACAACTTTTCTCTGTCCCATCGTCCCTCCATGGAGTGTCCCGTTATGGCTGTATATGGGCCTGTTTTGACCTCTGTACACATACTGGAGGGGAGGGACAAAACTAAAAGGCTTTGGGTTATTACTCAAAGATGTCTAGAAATTCAAAAGGAAAGgcttttctgctctttctagaggacaataaacaaacacaaatattgtAATATAAACACACCTTGTTCAAGAAATTAATCTGTTGTATTGGAATAATTTCTTAATGATTAAGAGCAGGGATATAAACTGCTGTAAGTTTTTTTAAACTTAAGTCTTGCTCTCCTGTGCATTGCATATAAATAGCTATAACCAAAAAAACACATACAAATCCCAATCTGGAATGAAAGAAGACGTAAAGCGCAATAGTTGCTTATCTGCTTGAACCAGATTTGGTAAATGAGTAAACAAATAGgtgtttccttcattttcagcTCTTACATCCGGGAGTTCAGCTTCCAGACAAAAATTCAAAGCCATGAATCCAACCATTTAAAGCATGTTACTCTAAAAACAAACGAGTCCTGGAAGAGTCCCGTTGAAAAACTTTTCCAAACAGAATCATCTTTAATGCCCTGCGAAAACACatgtaaaaaaatgcataaacaatAGGGTTAAATGTAGAATTTAAataaccaaaccaaaccaaagcatcAATGAGAATAGGAGGTATCACATAATTCATAAATGGATTGGTTGCTGTAAAGAAGAAGAATGGACTCCAGCAAATGAGAAACACTCCTATTATTATGCCTAATGTCTTGgcagctttcctttctctgcagaatGAAATGTGGTGCTTTGTTTTGAATTGCATCTTTTTTTGGCTAATTGCATCAATGGATCTTGCCTGCCTCTTGGCTATAGAGTATATTTTCCTATAGATGTACAGCATAACAAATCCAGGGATGTAAAAAGACACTGTGGAGGCCACAACACCTGAAGTTTCACTAAAAACAAGAAAGCATCCTCCTGCACAATGTGTGTGATTATAAATCTCTTCTGCCCCTTGCAAGTTTAGGTCTAGAAAGATCATcccaaaagcaaaagcagcagggaCCATCCAACTGACAAATATCATGACCAGGATAACAAAAGTATTAATCTTTGATTTGTATCTTAGAGGGTCACACACAGCATAGTAACGGTCGATGGATATGAAGGAAAGATGGAAGATGGAAGCCGTGCTCAGCATAATGTCCGTGCTTGTGTGGATCTTGCAGAAGAGCTCCCCAAAATACCAGCAGTGCTCAACAGAGCGCACCATGCTGCAAGGCATGATGAGGAATCCCAGCAAAAAGTCTACTGTAGCCATAGAAAGTATCAGGAAATTGGTAGGCGTGTGGAGCTGCTTAAAATGTGATATTGAGATGATAACTGCCAAATTTCCAACCACTGTGACCAGAATAATGCAAACCATGAAGATATACATGGAAACACGGATACCGTTTGACCAGCTGCTCCTTATGCAAGAGCCATTTACGGATTCACAGCACAGTTGCATCCTTACTGAGGTCTCAAATCCACGTAGGTATGCGGCACAGGTACTGTGTTTCCTAATGCTGAGATACATTtacaactgtttttttcttttctatacggggagagctgcagggaggaaaaaaaaaaagggcaattgTAAACACCttcatttatttggttttataggaaattcacatttctttctttatgaAGGATGAAACTATTTTGTAATTATACTTTTAACAGAATGACACTTTTATCATTAGACTTCCCTTGAAATGGGAATCTCATTTGATTAAATAAACTGTATAATGGGGCGTCCTCACACCAGAATAGCAGTGGCTCCCAGAGTGCCCTGCATTGAGAAATGTCTTGTATAGCAGGCAGATGAGAAGtccttttcattatttcctttttaaacagtCCTCCTAGTCTTCTTCGTCAAAATTGGCTGGAGGCCTGTATCCCTCACTTTGCTCTTGAAAATCAGTAACTTTAGATTCTGAAGCTCCCTCGACTTATTTTTTGATGCATAAGTCTAAGATCTACAAGTTTAAAACAGAAGGCTAAAGCTGAGGAGACCacgctcagcctttcctccagccCTGTCCTGATAGC
Coding sequences within it:
- the LOC143159028 gene encoding trace amine-associated receptor 1-like is translated as MYLSIRKHSTCAAYLRGFETSVRMQLCCESVNGSCIRSSWSNGIRVSMYIFMVCIILVTVVGNLAVIISISHFKQLHTPTNFLILSMATVDFLLGFLIMPCSMVRSVEHCWYFGELFCKIHTSTDIMLSTASIFHLSFISIDRYYAVCDPLRYKSKINTFVILVMIFVSWMVPAAFAFGMIFLDLNLQGAEEIYNHTHCAGGCFLVFSETSGVVASTVSFYIPGFVMLYIYRKIYSIAKRQARSIDAISQKKMQFKTKHHISFCRERKAAKTLGIIIGVFLICWSPFFFFTATNPFMNYVIPPILIDALVWFGYLNSTFNPIVYAFFYMCFRRALKMILFGKVFQRDSSRTRLFLE